The Paenibacillus sophorae genome has a segment encoding these proteins:
- a CDS encoding amino acid ABC transporter permease encodes MNLLNMAYEYRSFFLTGLQYTLLLAVIGVICGFVLGIVVALLRMSSFRVLRWITSTWVEFLRGTPMLVQLFIIHYGLPSIGLEFTAIQSGAITLTINSSAYLAEIFRAGIQGVDRGQTEASRSLGMTQAMTMRYIVLPQALKNVLPAIGNEFITIIKESSIVGMIGAMDLLFQARTITTITYDGLTPLLVIALMYFILTFTLSKVLGRLERRWSASDHR; translated from the coding sequence ATGAATTTGCTAAATATGGCGTATGAATACCGCAGCTTTTTTCTGACCGGACTGCAATACACGCTTCTTCTCGCGGTAATCGGAGTGATTTGCGGTTTCGTGCTCGGGATCGTCGTCGCTCTGCTGCGGATGTCGAGCTTCAGAGTGCTTCGCTGGATCACCAGTACTTGGGTAGAGTTTCTGCGCGGAACGCCGATGCTTGTTCAATTGTTTATTATTCACTACGGTCTTCCTTCAATCGGCCTTGAGTTTACCGCGATACAGTCGGGGGCCATTACCCTTACAATCAACAGCTCAGCCTATCTTGCCGAAATATTCCGGGCGGGTATTCAAGGCGTGGATCGCGGACAGACGGAAGCGTCCCGTTCACTGGGGATGACGCAGGCGATGACCATGCGCTATATTGTTCTTCCGCAGGCGCTGAAGAATGTGCTTCCGGCGATAGGCAATGAGTTCATCACCATTATCAAAGAGTCGTCCATTGTCGGGATGATTGGGGCGATGGATCTGTTGTTCCAAGCCAGAACCATTACCACGATTACCTATGATGGGCTGACTCCGCTGCTGGTTATCGCTCTGATGTATTTTATTCTGACATTTACATTATCTAAGGTGCTTGGCCGACTGGAAAGGAGATGGAGTGCCAGTGATCACC
- a CDS encoding transporter substrate-binding domain-containing protein: MNKWIKMSMGMLLTASLISGCGKDGSTTNATDGNAGTTKTLTLGTSADFPPYEFHKVVEGKDMIVGFDIDIAKEIASDMGAELVIKDLPFDSLLNELSSGRVDMVISGLSPTPERAKQIDLSDIYYKAEQAVVVREADKDKFSTMESLKGAKIGIQTGSIQEDIAKGIEGAKLTSLAKISDIVLQLQSSRVDASIMEGPVAKSFVKNVKGLAITDAKPEVEDDGYVIGVKKGNSELLTQINKTLGELNSAGKIEEYVTKATELAESK; encoded by the coding sequence ATGAACAAATGGATTAAAATGTCTATGGGGATGCTGCTTACGGCAAGCCTTATTTCTGGCTGCGGCAAAGATGGTTCCACTACTAACGCTACAGATGGCAATGCCGGTACGACGAAGACTTTGACGCTGGGGACAAGCGCTGACTTTCCGCCGTACGAATTCCACAAGGTGGTAGAAGGCAAGGATATGATCGTCGGTTTTGACATTGATATTGCCAAGGAGATTGCTTCCGATATGGGCGCGGAGCTGGTCATCAAGGACCTGCCGTTTGACTCGCTGCTGAATGAGTTGTCCAGTGGAAGAGTGGATATGGTCATTTCGGGCCTTAGTCCGACTCCGGAAAGAGCCAAGCAAATCGATCTGTCCGATATTTATTATAAAGCCGAGCAGGCCGTTGTGGTCCGCGAAGCCGATAAGGATAAATTCAGCACGATGGAATCCTTGAAGGGTGCTAAGATCGGCATTCAGACCGGTTCCATTCAGGAAGATATCGCCAAAGGAATCGAGGGGGCGAAACTGACATCGCTCGCGAAAATTTCCGATATCGTGCTCCAGCTTCAGTCCAGCCGTGTCGATGCATCCATTATGGAAGGGCCGGTAGCCAAATCCTTCGTAAAAAATGTGAAGGGATTGGCCATTACTGATGCCAAGCCTGAAGTGGAAGATGACGGTTACGTCATCGGGGTCAAGAAGGGCAACTCGGAACTGCTGACACAGATTAACAAGACTCTGGGCGAACTGAACTCCGCCGGGAAGATCGAAGAGTATGTGACCAAGGCGACCGAACTGGCCGAGAGCAAATAA